The Cylindrospermopsis curvispora GIHE-G1 genome contains a region encoding:
- a CDS encoding HlyD family efflux transporter periplasmic adaptor subunit: MPQSTYNSSSAILISEQPPIAEIITQENPNQIETSVKDWFYGTEELLDALPKVWTRSMLYLLVTFTAVALPWIMFSQIDETGSASGRMEPKGATHKLDSSVMGSVVAVNVKEGARVKAGQPLMEIESQLLRTQLQEAQAKLEGLVNRQTQVELLYNQVLLAINIQKQQNQSQSLEKLAQLNQARENLDAKQSAYQLQKLERLTQVEQVKQNIQSTQIAYGLAENRLRRDSLEVARYNQLLEEGIIPQTRFVEIEKTAEDSQRLRQEASSNLQRASLQLREELNRYNSVMNQLRSEIQQAKLRLQEQESSYQSIIQAGKLTVLKNQEQLKDLQTQISGIKSEISQTKSQIKSLQLQLQQRTLRSPVDGIVFELPIKKPGAVVQVGQMVAQIAPKDANLILKAEIPSQQSGFIKVGMPVKIKFDAYPFQEYGVTQGRVLWISPDAKVSPNRPTSVETYQLEIALEKPYIKSGDKPIPLIPGQTATAELIVRQRRVMDLILDPFKRLQKNGLDL, encoded by the coding sequence ATGCCACAATCAACCTATAATTCATCTTCGGCAATTTTGATATCAGAACAACCGCCAATTGCCGAAATTATTACTCAAGAAAATCCCAACCAGATAGAAACTTCAGTTAAAGACTGGTTTTATGGCACGGAAGAATTATTAGATGCTTTACCCAAAGTGTGGACCAGATCAATGCTGTATTTACTAGTTACTTTTACAGCAGTTGCTTTACCATGGATTATGTTCTCTCAAATTGACGAAACGGGGAGTGCTAGTGGTAGAATGGAACCAAAAGGTGCAACTCATAAGTTAGATAGTTCAGTCATGGGTAGTGTGGTTGCAGTTAATGTAAAAGAAGGTGCCAGGGTTAAAGCTGGACAACCTTTGATGGAAATTGAATCTCAATTACTGCGCACACAATTACAAGAAGCTCAAGCAAAATTAGAGGGTTTAGTCAATCGTCAAACCCAAGTAGAATTGTTATATAATCAGGTGTTACTGGCTATTAATATTCAGAAACAACAAAATCAATCCCAATCCCTAGAAAAACTTGCCCAATTAAATCAAGCAAGGGAAAATCTCGATGCTAAACAGAGTGCGTATCAATTGCAAAAATTGGAAAGACTTACACAAGTAGAACAAGTAAAACAGAATATCCAGTCTACCCAAATTGCTTATGGATTAGCTGAAAACCGTTTACGTCGAGATTCCCTAGAAGTTGCTCGCTATAACCAACTGTTAGAAGAAGGGATAATTCCTCAAACCCGATTTGTGGAGATAGAAAAAACAGCAGAAGATAGTCAAAGATTACGACAGGAAGCTAGTTCTAACCTGCAAAGGGCTAGTTTACAACTACGGGAAGAATTAAACCGATACAACTCGGTTATGAATCAATTACGGTCGGAAATTCAACAAGCCAAACTCCGGTTACAAGAACAGGAAAGTAGTTACCAAAGTATTATTCAAGCAGGTAAATTAACAGTGTTAAAAAATCAAGAGCAACTCAAAGATTTACAAACACAAATTAGTGGCATAAAATCGGAGATTAGCCAAACTAAAAGTCAAATCAAGTCCCTGCAATTACAATTACAACAACGAACATTGCGATCGCCTGTGGATGGTATAGTCTTCGAGCTACCGATTAAAAAGCCAGGTGCTGTTGTTCAGGTAGGACAAATGGTAGCTCAAATTGCTCCCAAAGATGCCAATTTAATTTTGAAAGCGGAAATACCAAGTCAACAAAGTGGTTTTATTAAAGTAGGAATGCCAGTAAAAATTAAATTTGATGCCTATCCATTCCAGGAGTATGGGGTAACTCAGGGAAGGGTTTTATGGATTTCACCTGATGCAAAGGTTTCACCAAATAGACCCACTTCTGTGGAAACATACCAATTAGAAATTGCCTTAGAAAAACCCTATATCAAATCTGGGGATAAGC
- a CDS encoding ABC transporter transmembrane domain-containing protein: MISALSQEHISAQISHILGKSLDQNDLENCLQKLEIIEPIVGKQFWQSETARPGIYLVLSGRARILDSRNNLVSTLTSGACFGELTLFPEYDFANYVVRASVDLKIGYLPQEVINQLPSVLERLLLQAKNWDSFLKTHLETPISTTSQNIIQFPPERKPVKPAKPERKKSQKYFPTPTVTVSNWWHKISKRYPYFEQQSASDCGAACLVMISRYWGKNFSINRLRELANVNRSGASMKSLTSAAESIGFATRPVKASLDKFAQQPLPAIAHWEGKHYIVVYEISKKQVIVGDPAIGQRTLTVEEFKAGWTGYALLLEPTKSFQESIEANSPFWQLFELVKPHFQILVEVLVASILIQIFGLVTPLFTQLLLDRVIVQGSTITLNTVGFGLLIFGLFRVVINGLRQYLLDHTANKISVALLVGFIKHTFLLPLSFFESRYVGDIVSRVQENQKIQRFLTGEALSIILDLLTVFIYVGLMFWYSPPLALFVLAIVPPFVFLALFATPFLRRISREVFGALAKENSYLIQALSGISSIRSLAIEQTVRWRWEELLHNLTKKNFAVQIISNKLQIISATIQSLATTGLLWFGAWLVIQNQLTIGQLVAFNMLLGNIIQPFQRLIVLWNQLQEVIVSTERINDVLEAEVEEDLVIQPRQSLSKLRGEICFENVTFRYHKDSDINILENINFHIKPEQTVAVVGRSGSGKTTLSKLILGLYPATDGRILIDNQDVTSIALKSLRSQIGVVDQDTFLFGGTIRENISIAHPESTLEEIITVAQLAGADEFIKFMPMGYETQIGEGGGMLSGGQRQRLAIARALLGNPRLLILDEATSHLDAESERIIQKNLQKILKGRTSLIIAHRLSTVRHADLILVLDRGILVEQGTHEELIAKRGNYYYLNQQQLSVVS, from the coding sequence ATGATTTCAGCCCTTTCTCAAGAACATATATCTGCCCAAATTAGTCATATTTTAGGTAAATCCCTGGATCAAAATGATTTAGAAAATTGTTTGCAAAAATTGGAAATCATTGAACCTATTGTGGGGAAACAATTTTGGCAATCTGAAACCGCCCGCCCAGGAATTTATTTAGTATTATCAGGTCGAGCAAGAATATTAGATAGTAGGAACAATTTAGTTAGCACTTTAACATCGGGAGCATGCTTTGGGGAGTTGACATTATTTCCCGAATATGATTTTGCCAATTATGTTGTTAGAGCTTCCGTAGATTTAAAGATTGGTTATCTTCCCCAGGAAGTAATTAATCAATTGCCTAGTGTTCTAGAGCGTCTGCTACTCCAAGCCAAGAATTGGGATAGCTTTTTAAAAACACACCTAGAAACACCAATCTCTACCACAAGTCAGAATATCATTCAATTTCCTCCAGAGAGGAAACCAGTTAAACCAGCTAAACCAGAACGGAAAAAATCACAAAAATACTTCCCTACTCCCACAGTTACAGTTAGTAATTGGTGGCATAAAATTAGTAAACGATACCCATATTTTGAACAACAAAGTGCTTCCGACTGTGGCGCAGCTTGTTTAGTAATGATTAGCCGTTATTGGGGGAAAAATTTCAGTATTAATCGTCTGCGAGAACTGGCTAATGTTAACCGTTCTGGTGCATCAATGAAAAGTTTAACCAGTGCTGCTGAAAGTATTGGTTTTGCTACCCGTCCAGTAAAAGCTAGTTTAGATAAATTTGCTCAGCAACCATTACCCGCGATCGCCCATTGGGAGGGAAAACATTATATAGTAGTCTATGAGATTAGCAAAAAACAGGTAATTGTAGGAGATCCCGCTATTGGACAACGAACTTTAACAGTTGAGGAATTTAAAGCTGGGTGGACTGGTTATGCACTATTATTAGAACCTACAAAATCTTTTCAAGAGAGCATAGAAGCTAACAGCCCATTTTGGCAGTTATTTGAGTTAGTGAAACCTCACTTTCAGATACTTGTAGAAGTTTTGGTGGCTTCGATTTTAATTCAGATCTTTGGTTTGGTAACACCCCTATTTACCCAACTTTTGTTGGATCGGGTTATAGTTCAGGGTAGCACAATAACCCTAAATACAGTTGGGTTTGGTTTACTAATTTTCGGATTATTTAGAGTAGTGATTAATGGACTTAGACAATATTTATTAGACCACACAGCTAATAAAATTAGCGTAGCATTATTGGTGGGATTTATCAAACATACATTTTTACTACCCTTGTCTTTTTTTGAGTCTCGTTATGTGGGTGACATTGTTTCTCGCGTACAAGAAAACCAAAAAATTCAGCGATTCCTCACGGGGGAAGCCCTATCTATTATTCTAGATTTACTAACGGTATTTATTTATGTAGGCTTGATGTTTTGGTATAGTCCACCTCTAGCATTGTTTGTTTTAGCAATTGTCCCACCATTTGTTTTTCTAGCATTATTTGCCACACCTTTTTTGAGACGTATTAGTCGAGAAGTATTTGGAGCATTAGCCAAAGAGAATAGCTATTTAATTCAGGCTTTAAGTGGCATTTCTTCAATTCGTTCCTTAGCTATAGAACAAACTGTAAGATGGCGCTGGGAAGAATTACTACATAATTTGACCAAGAAAAACTTTGCCGTTCAAATTATTAGTAATAAGTTACAAATAATTAGTGCCACCATTCAATCTTTAGCAACAACAGGCTTACTCTGGTTTGGCGCTTGGTTAGTAATTCAAAATCAGTTGACTATTGGTCAACTAGTAGCCTTTAATATGTTATTAGGCAACATTATCCAGCCTTTTCAAAGGTTAATCGTGTTGTGGAATCAACTTCAAGAAGTTATAGTTTCTACCGAGCGCATTAATGATGTATTAGAAGCAGAAGTAGAAGAGGACTTAGTCATCCAACCTCGGCAAAGTTTATCAAAACTAAGGGGAGAAATTTGCTTTGAAAATGTCACCTTTCGTTATCACAAAGACAGCGATATTAACATTTTAGAAAACATCAACTTTCACATTAAACCTGAACAAACCGTAGCAGTAGTAGGAAGAAGTGGATCTGGTAAGACAACTCTATCCAAACTAATTTTAGGATTATATCCTGCGACAGATGGTAGAATTTTAATAGACAATCAAGATGTGACAAGTATTGCTCTCAAATCCTTACGGTCTCAAATAGGGGTTGTGGACCAGGACACATTTTTATTTGGTGGTACAATTAGAGAAAACATCAGTATTGCCCATCCAGAATCCACCTTAGAAGAAATCATTACCGTGGCACAATTAGCAGGTGCAGATGAATTTATTAAATTTATGCCCATGGGTTACGAAACTCAAATTGGTGAGGGAGGAGGTATGTTATCGGGGGGACAAAGACAACGTTTAGCTATAGCTAGAGCATTATTAGGAAATCCGCGCCTTTTAATATTAGATGAAGCCACCAGTCATCTAGATGCAGAATCTGAAAGAATTATTCAAAAAAACTTGCAGAAAATTCTCAAAGGACGCACTAGTTTAATAATTGCCCATCGTCTATCTACCGTACGTCATGCTGACTTAATTTTAGTATTAGATCGGGGAATTTTAGTCGAGCAAGGTACTCACGAAGAATTGATTGCTAAACGTGGAAATTATTACTATCTTAATCAACAACAGTTATCCGTAGTTAGTTAG
- a CDS encoding helix-turn-helix domain-containing protein has translation MSSSLDANSTNNIYEIYDKHESKFLTPFERKTLLKNLQTNSHSEYRRRIEIILLADMGKSQSQICEIIDCSQEMARYWMGIAEAGMAHKWKERKIGRPKTVNNQYLERLKDLVNHSPREYGYAFSNWTAQWLSKHLAKELGITISDRHINRLLKQMGLSTRAKNPCAIKDPANQDKSISICDLPSNLEPSFNWSFSLLPNHQ, from the coding sequence ATGTCTTCTAGTCTTGATGCCAATAGTACCAATAATATTTATGAAATTTACGATAAACACGAGAGCAAGTTTTTAACCCCCTTTGAACGTAAAACACTGTTAAAAAATTTGCAAACCAATTCCCACTCAGAGTATCGCCGTAGAATTGAGATTATCTTATTAGCTGATATGGGAAAATCCCAATCTCAGATCTGTGAGATTATCGACTGTTCCCAGGAAATGGCCAGATATTGGATGGGTATAGCAGAAGCAGGAATGGCACACAAATGGAAAGAGCGAAAGATAGGGAGACCAAAAACCGTTAATAATCAGTACTTAGAAAGATTGAAAGACCTAGTTAATCATAGTCCTCGGGAATATGGCTATGCTTTTAGCAATTGGACCGCTCAATGGTTGAGTAAACATCTAGCTAAGGAATTGGGCATTACCATTAGCGATCGCCATATTAATCGGTTACTCAAGCAAATGGGACTTTCCACTAGAGCTAAAAACCCCTGTGCCATAAAAGATCCAGCAAATCAGGATAAAAGTATTTCAATTTGTGATTTACCATCCAACTTAGAACCTAGTTTTAATTGGTCATTTAGTCTACTTCCAAATCATCAATGA
- a CDS encoding mannose-1-phosphate guanyltransferase, with product MRAVLMAGGSGTRLRPLTCDLPKPMVPILNRPIAEHIIHLLRENEITEIIATLHYLPDVIREYFQDGSDFGVQITYAIEEEQALGTAGCVKNVAELLDETFLVISGDSITDFDLKAAIEFHKQKNSKATLILTRVPNPIEFGVVITDEEGHIRRFLEKPSTGEVFSDTVNTGIYVLEPEVLEYLPENTESDFSKDLFPLLLEKNEPIYGYIDRGYWCDVGHLDAYREAQYDALRRKVKLEIAYREVSPSLWIGQNTYIDPTAKIESPTIIGNNCRIGARVKIEDGTIIGDNVTIGADANLKRPIVWNGAIIGEEAELSACVISRGTRVDRRAHVMEAAIVGSLSTVGEEAQINPGIRVWPSKKIESGAVLNINLIWGNTAQRNLFGQRGVQGLANIDISPEFAVKLGVAYGSTLKPGSIVSVSRDQRTVSRMVTRSLIAGLMSVGVDIQNLDSTAIPITRTVIPKMALVGGIHVRVHPDRPDYILIEFMDGKGINITKAQEKKIEGAYFKEDMRRAQSHEIGDVSYPGQVIDYYCTAFENLLNVETLRNSRAKIVIDYVYAVSGAVLPQLLDKFGADAVVLNASVNKTSMTITTKEGLLTQLGHVVEAVKANFGVQVSANGEQLILVDESGYPVRGEMLTALMVEMMLTANPRSSVVVPVHASSAVEQVARRHDGKVIRTKANPTALMEACQKNSHVVLGGSGETGFIFPQLHPGFDSMFCIAKLIEMLTIQERSLTAVRGELPRVIHKNYTIRCPWIAKGALMRYLVETHPAHNLELIDGVKICQSYDDSWVLVLPDASEPLVHLFVNSSDKEWADENMRIYRYRVQTFVERQQEHYAEV from the coding sequence ATGCGTGCAGTGCTAATGGCAGGTGGTTCAGGGACAAGACTACGTCCTCTAACCTGTGATCTACCCAAACCAATGGTTCCCATCTTAAACAGACCAATTGCCGAACATATTATTCATCTTCTTCGAGAAAATGAAATTACGGAAATAATTGCCACACTACACTACTTACCAGATGTAATTCGGGAATATTTTCAAGACGGTAGTGATTTTGGGGTGCAAATCACCTATGCGATTGAAGAAGAACAAGCTCTAGGCACAGCAGGTTGTGTTAAGAACGTGGCTGAACTATTAGACGAGACATTTTTAGTAATAAGCGGTGATAGCATTACAGATTTTGATTTAAAAGCAGCCATTGAGTTTCATAAGCAAAAAAACTCCAAAGCCACTTTAATATTAACCCGTGTTCCCAACCCAATTGAATTTGGAGTGGTAATTACAGATGAGGAAGGTCACATCAGAAGATTTTTAGAAAAACCTTCCACAGGAGAAGTTTTTTCCGACACGGTTAATACGGGCATTTATGTTTTAGAACCAGAAGTTTTAGAATACCTACCAGAAAATACGGAATCTGATTTTTCAAAAGACCTATTTCCCTTGCTATTAGAGAAGAATGAACCCATTTATGGTTATATTGACCGAGGCTACTGGTGTGATGTAGGTCACTTAGACGCCTACAGAGAGGCACAATATGATGCTTTAAGGAGGAAAGTGAAATTAGAGATTGCCTATAGGGAAGTTTCTCCCTCCCTATGGATAGGTCAAAATACTTATATTGACCCCACAGCAAAAATTGAGAGTCCCACTATTATTGGTAATAATTGCCGAATTGGGGCCAGGGTAAAAATTGAAGATGGTACAATAATTGGTGACAACGTGACCATTGGTGCGGATGCGAATTTAAAACGTCCCATAGTCTGGAATGGAGCGATTATTGGGGAAGAAGCAGAACTATCTGCTTGTGTCATTTCCCGTGGTACTAGGGTAGACCGTCGTGCCCATGTAATGGAAGCTGCTATTGTGGGTTCCTTGTCCACGGTAGGAGAAGAGGCACAAATTAATCCAGGGATTCGGGTTTGGCCGAGTAAAAAGATTGAATCTGGTGCTGTTTTAAACATTAATTTAATATGGGGAAACACCGCTCAACGAAACTTATTTGGTCAGCGAGGGGTACAAGGTTTAGCAAACATTGATATTAGTCCAGAATTTGCTGTGAAACTGGGTGTAGCTTATGGTTCCACCTTAAAACCAGGTTCCATAGTCAGCGTTTCCCGTGATCAGCGCACCGTCTCACGTATGGTCACCCGTTCTCTGATTGCTGGGTTAATGTCCGTAGGGGTAGATATTCAAAATCTTGACTCCACTGCAATTCCCATTACCAGAACCGTAATTCCCAAAATGGCTTTAGTTGGTGGGATTCATGTGCGAGTGCACCCAGACCGTCCCGATTATATCCTGATTGAGTTTATGGATGGTAAAGGAATTAATATTACTAAAGCTCAGGAAAAGAAAATTGAAGGAGCTTATTTTAAAGAGGACATGCGAAGGGCGCAAAGTCATGAAATTGGAGATGTGTCCTATCCTGGTCAGGTCATAGATTATTATTGTACAGCTTTTGAAAACCTTTTAAATGTAGAGACTTTACGTAATAGTCGAGCCAAGATTGTTATCGACTATGTTTATGCTGTTTCTGGTGCTGTCCTACCCCAGCTGTTGGATAAATTTGGTGCGGATGCAGTAGTTTTAAATGCCAGTGTAAATAAAACATCAATGACCATAACAACCAAAGAGGGTCTATTAACTCAATTAGGTCATGTAGTAGAAGCGGTGAAAGCGAACTTTGGTGTACAGGTGTCTGCAAATGGGGAACAACTAATTTTAGTGGACGAGTCTGGTTATCCCGTGCGTGGAGAAATGCTGACAGCATTAATGGTAGAAATGATGTTAACAGCTAATCCTCGAAGTTCTGTAGTGGTACCAGTTCATGCTTCGAGTGCAGTGGAACAGGTAGCACGTCGTCATGACGGTAAAGTAATTCGCACCAAAGCCAACCCTACAGCTTTAATGGAAGCTTGTCAAAAAAATTCCCATGTGGTATTAGGCGGTAGTGGCGAAACCGGTTTTATTTTCCCCCAATTACATCCTGGATTTGATTCCATGTTTTGCATCGCCAAATTGATTGAAATGTTAACAATTCAAGAACGTTCCTTGACTGCTGTGCGGGGAGAGTTACCGCGAGTGATTCACAAGAATTATACCATTCGTTGTCCTTGGATTGCCAAAGGAGCTTTAATGCGTTATCTAGTGGAAACCCATCCCGCACACAACCTAGAATTAATTGATGGAGTAAAAATTTGTCAATCTTATGATGACAGTTGGGTACTAGTATTACCAGATGCAAGTGAACCTTTGGTACATTTATTTGTTAACAGTAGTGATAAGGAGTGGGCGGACGAAAATATGAGGATTTATCGTTATCGCGTACAAACTTTTGTGGAACGTCAACAGGAACACTACGCAGAAGTTTAA
- a CDS encoding YciI family protein, with protein MAKYIMWGTYCEEVLTKREPYRQAHLEGLAKQKDAGILITIGPTKDITKVFGIYEAESENAVSQLIEADPYWKNGIWTEYIVKEWIQAF; from the coding sequence ATGGCAAAATATATTATGTGGGGTACTTACTGCGAAGAGGTTTTAACTAAACGGGAACCCTATCGTCAAGCACACCTAGAAGGACTGGCAAAACAAAAGGATGCGGGAATACTAATTACCATAGGTCCCACCAAGGATATTACTAAGGTCTTTGGTATTTATGAAGCTGAGAGCGAAAATGCTGTGAGTCAACTCATAGAAGCTGACCCTTATTGGAAAAATGGTATTTGGACAGAGTATATAGTTAAAGAGTGGATTCAAGCTTTTTAA
- the pheT gene encoding phenylalanine--tRNA ligase subunit beta — translation MRISFNWLRELVEIKLTPEELAHTLTMAGFEVESVEDRRTWADGVVIGKVLKREQHPNADKLSVCTVDIGDEETLNIVCGASNVCADIYVPVATKGTYLPNIDLKIKPTKLRGVPSNGMICSLKELGLPTEIDGIHIFRQEGLILGRAVGPLLGLDDVILDVTATANRADALSMVGIAREVAALTGGKLSLPQLTGVEITPSTAQKIRVKISEQHACPLYIGTLIENVKIAASPEWLQRRLIAAGVRPINNIVDITNYVLLERGQPLHAFDKQRLEQVSEGTDVTIGVRFAQAGETLKTLDGQTRNLSTQNLLITANNQPVALAGVMGGEETEIHPGTTSLFLEAALFNSVAIRRSSRSIGLRSEASGRYERGVNWAELATASDRALSLMQELADAKVVHQEIADYRPDNALGNHPIILRLERINQVLGPIDLGVETGELKAADVEKILTALGCELTDNQDGSWQVKVPSYRYSDLEREIDLIEEIARLYGYDNFVDTLPEKTEPGYLPLDQELVRKLRSYLRAEGLTELMHYSLVKPGEDRQILLNNPLFAEYSALRTDLISGLIDAFEYNLQQGNGALNGFEIGTIFSREEEGLEESQVIAGIMGGDTTVGRWFNGGRENPMTWFAAKGILENVFQQLGLQVEFQPENRDRRLHPGRTASLWLGGARLGTFGQVHPQLRREKSLPDAVYVFQLDLDTLLSTLDNDELLTPKFKPYSTYPASDRDLAFFASVKVTVGEIEKVITKAGKGLLESVEVFDEYRGENVPIGQRSLAFRLVYRAVDHTLTDNEVEPVHRKIRESLVEKFGVTLRS, via the coding sequence ATGCGTATCTCTTTCAATTGGTTACGGGAACTCGTAGAAATTAAACTGACTCCGGAAGAACTAGCCCACACCCTAACAATGGCGGGGTTTGAGGTGGAGAGTGTAGAGGATCGTCGCACTTGGGCGGATGGCGTTGTCATAGGTAAAGTTTTAAAAAGGGAACAGCATCCAAACGCAGATAAACTAAGTGTTTGTACAGTAGATATAGGCGATGAGGAAACACTAAATATTGTTTGTGGTGCATCAAATGTATGTGCTGATATTTATGTACCGGTTGCAACCAAGGGGACTTATCTACCCAATATTGATTTAAAAATCAAACCGACCAAGCTCAGAGGTGTACCCTCCAATGGGATGATTTGTTCATTAAAAGAATTGGGTTTACCCACAGAGATAGACGGGATTCATATTTTTAGACAAGAGGGTTTAATCCTAGGTAGGGCGGTAGGTCCGCTTCTAGGTTTGGACGATGTGATTTTAGATGTCACAGCTACCGCTAATCGTGCAGATGCTTTATCCATGGTAGGGATTGCCAGGGAAGTTGCAGCATTAACGGGTGGAAAGCTATCCCTTCCTCAACTAACAGGAGTAGAAATCACCCCCAGCACAGCACAAAAAATCCGGGTGAAAATTTCTGAACAGCACGCTTGTCCTCTATATATTGGTACCCTAATAGAAAATGTGAAAATTGCTGCTTCTCCTGAATGGTTGCAAAGGCGTTTAATTGCTGCGGGTGTACGTCCAATTAACAACATAGTAGATATTACAAACTATGTATTATTAGAAAGAGGACAACCTCTACACGCCTTTGATAAACAAAGATTAGAGCAGGTAAGTGAGGGAACAGATGTAACTATTGGTGTGAGATTTGCTCAAGCTGGAGAAACCCTCAAAACCTTAGATGGACAAACCCGGAACCTATCTACTCAGAACTTATTAATTACTGCTAACAATCAACCTGTAGCTCTAGCAGGAGTTATGGGTGGTGAAGAAACAGAAATTCATCCAGGTACAACCAGTTTATTTTTAGAAGCTGCACTGTTCAACTCAGTGGCTATTCGTCGTTCTTCTCGCAGTATAGGTTTAAGAAGTGAAGCATCGGGAAGATACGAAAGAGGAGTTAATTGGGCAGAATTAGCAACAGCTTCTGATCGAGCTTTATCTCTGATGCAGGAGTTAGCAGATGCTAAAGTTGTTCATCAAGAAATTGCTGATTACCGTCCTGATAATGCTCTAGGGAATCATCCTATTATTTTGCGATTAGAGAGAATTAATCAAGTGTTAGGTCCCATTGATTTGGGCGTAGAAACGGGAGAGTTAAAAGCAGCAGATGTGGAAAAGATTCTCACAGCTTTAGGATGTGAACTAACTGATAATCAGGATGGTAGTTGGCAAGTAAAAGTGCCATCCTATCGCTATTCCGATTTAGAAAGGGAAATTGATTTAATTGAGGAAATTGCCCGACTTTACGGTTATGATAACTTTGTTGATACTCTACCCGAAAAAACTGAACCAGGTTATTTACCCTTAGACCAGGAACTAGTGCGAAAATTACGCAGTTATTTAAGAGCAGAGGGTTTAACAGAGTTAATGCACTACTCCTTAGTCAAACCCGGTGAAGACAGGCAAATTCTTTTAAATAATCCTTTATTTGCCGAATATTCAGCCCTGAGAACCGATTTAATTTCTGGTTTAATTGATGCTTTTGAATATAATCTACAGCAGGGAAATGGAGCGTTAAATGGTTTTGAAATTGGCACCATTTTCTCCAGAGAAGAAGAAGGACTAGAGGAATCACAAGTCATTGCAGGAATTATGGGAGGTGATACTACCGTCGGTAGATGGTTCAATGGGGGAAGAGAAAATCCCATGACCTGGTTCGCAGCAAAAGGTATTTTAGAAAATGTCTTTCAACAACTGGGACTGCAGGTAGAATTTCAACCGGAAAACCGAGATAGACGTTTACATCCCGGAAGGACAGCTTCCTTATGGTTAGGAGGAGCTAGACTGGGAACCTTTGGACAAGTTCATCCCCAACTCAGACGAGAAAAGAGTTTACCAGATGCAGTTTATGTCTTCCAATTAGATTTGGATACCTTACTCAGTACCCTGGATAATGATGAACTATTGACTCCTAAATTTAAACCCTATTCTACCTACCCCGCAAGCGATCGCGATTTGGCGTTTTTCGCGTCTGTAAAAGTTACGGTTGGGGAGATTGAAAAAGTAATTACTAAAGCTGGTAAGGGGTTGCTAGAGTCTGTAGAGGTTTTTGACGAATACAGAGGTGAAAATGTGCCCATAGGACAAAGAAGTTTAGCTTTTCGATTAGTTTATCGTGCAGTTGACCACACTTTGACTGATAATGAGGTTGAACCAGTACACCGTAAAATTCGAGAGTCCCTGGTAGAAAAGTTCGGTGTTACTTTAAGAAGTTAA